In Parasegetibacter sp. NRK P23, a single genomic region encodes these proteins:
- a CDS encoding ATP-binding protein: protein MLSLFSLNPEQAGFRLDKVEIWNWGTFHDKIYSIHPNGENSLLTGANGSGKTTFVHALLTLLASEKRMRSFNQSAEGKTKNERTEESYVTGEYGTTEDHATGTSKVQRLREDKSGLRSVLLATFKNEDYFVTLVQVRWFVGAELKKAFIVAHKSLGIEADFRYFDAQGDWKKRLKQTYPKQGHRETIEFFDGPKEYGNRLRMIFGMRSEKAQTLFNQTISLKILGNLDEFVRNQMLEETDMEDAFIKLKAHFKTLSDAHRNIEKTQEQIRLLLPVKNCWDQLKNIDGDLLSFRKHKDVLPAWFSTRQKQLLLKLVQELAQQISAVQNRKNEISAVIEEQQNELYEIEGQIRSSDAGRRLQELDAKIRELETERKEKAARKEKYNQWVARLGWDENPGEKEFEKNRLKAQEKKEQLQLELEEKRRVHFSCEQRKNDVGLQMDTLELEIGELREQKNNITGRVAQIRREILEHTGATEDEIPFVGELIQLLPGEENWEYAIEKLLHNFALRLLVPDEYYKQVNKFVNQTDLKGRIVYERYREQTSLNDFFHTEADTVPGKLDVKDNSPYAGWVRLQLNKYYNYRCTDNMTEFGKTDFAITSSGLSKNGSRHEKDDRQDKKGRQHYVLGWDNSAKIRALIREMSELEAQYQALGKEVAVHKGRVLQMEEQLRSLEEILRVKSFSELNWEAVVSEIEQREKEKKKLEKGSGALQELKRQQENILELLSKARAQQEERIREEEKLKADMAHREQEIRACDETLLHYDGLPIENALIAFQQEYIVPLEYEIDLDVIEKTRKFVSITLQRKMDALSEQYTKTKSALQRNMWEFKNPSNEKLLKQFEDWRGDTHRLSDNAEYAGEYIDLLEKLESEQLSDQKERFKKYLNEEMINRMSSFKEMLDEQLNEILRNVEALNKSLRNIHFRKNPDTYIQLDAKEDFSPSIKDFRLRLTNWKPNLAEYHRSKDETILESSYLLIKSLLDEMDEKEAWRREVTDVRQWLKFTAREVLKEDNTTYRSYTGTEKLSGGEQAQLTYTILGSAIAYQFGISKEGLDQRSFRFICVDEAFSRQDEDKARYLMDLCKQLNLQIMVVSPAKAEEVKIVEPYIARVHFVQRRNNRDSVLYDMPVMELSKLKG, encoded by the coding sequence ATGCTGAGCCTGTTTAGTCTGAACCCCGAACAAGCCGGTTTCCGGCTCGATAAAGTGGAGATATGGAACTGGGGTACCTTCCATGATAAAATTTATTCCATCCATCCCAATGGAGAGAACTCGCTGCTGACGGGCGCCAACGGAAGCGGGAAAACAACTTTCGTGCACGCGCTGCTCACCCTCCTGGCATCGGAGAAAAGAATGCGTTCCTTCAACCAGAGCGCCGAAGGCAAAACAAAGAACGAAAGAACAGAGGAAAGTTATGTAACTGGAGAATACGGCACCACGGAGGACCATGCCACAGGAACCAGTAAGGTACAGCGTTTGAGAGAAGATAAATCCGGGTTGCGTTCTGTATTGCTGGCTACGTTTAAGAATGAAGACTATTTTGTTACGCTGGTACAGGTTCGGTGGTTCGTGGGGGCTGAGTTGAAAAAAGCATTTATCGTGGCACACAAGTCATTGGGGATCGAAGCGGATTTCCGTTACTTCGATGCGCAGGGCGACTGGAAGAAAAGGCTCAAACAAACTTATCCCAAACAGGGCCACCGGGAAACCATTGAATTTTTTGATGGACCGAAAGAATATGGCAACCGGCTCCGTATGATATTCGGCATGCGCTCCGAGAAAGCACAGACCCTTTTCAACCAAACCATCAGTCTGAAAATACTCGGCAACCTCGATGAGTTCGTACGCAACCAGATGTTGGAAGAAACGGATATGGAAGATGCTTTCATAAAACTGAAGGCGCATTTCAAAACCCTGAGCGATGCCCACCGGAACATTGAAAAAACACAGGAACAAATTCGGTTATTGCTCCCCGTGAAAAATTGTTGGGATCAACTGAAAAATATCGATGGCGATCTCCTATCGTTTAGGAAACACAAAGATGTGCTACCCGCGTGGTTCAGCACCCGACAAAAACAATTGCTGCTGAAACTGGTGCAGGAACTGGCACAACAAATTTCAGCTGTCCAAAACCGTAAAAACGAAATTTCTGCTGTGATAGAAGAGCAGCAGAACGAGCTATATGAAATTGAAGGACAGATCAGGAGCAGCGATGCCGGTAGGCGTTTGCAGGAACTGGACGCGAAGATCCGTGAACTGGAAACTGAACGCAAAGAGAAAGCGGCGAGAAAGGAAAAATACAACCAGTGGGTAGCGCGTTTGGGATGGGATGAAAATCCTGGTGAGAAAGAATTTGAAAAGAACCGCCTGAAAGCGCAGGAGAAAAAAGAACAGTTGCAACTTGAGCTGGAAGAAAAGCGCAGGGTGCATTTTTCGTGTGAGCAGCGGAAGAACGATGTGGGATTACAAATGGATACGCTGGAATTGGAGATCGGCGAGTTGCGGGAACAGAAAAACAATATTACCGGACGTGTTGCCCAGATCCGCCGTGAAATACTGGAACACACCGGTGCAACCGAAGACGAAATTCCTTTTGTAGGCGAACTGATCCAATTACTGCCGGGAGAAGAAAACTGGGAATACGCCATCGAAAAACTCCTGCACAATTTCGCGCTTCGTTTACTGGTTCCCGATGAATATTACAAGCAGGTGAACAAGTTCGTAAACCAGACTGATCTGAAAGGACGTATTGTGTACGAACGTTACCGTGAACAAACTTCGCTCAACGATTTCTTCCATACCGAAGCCGATACCGTGCCCGGAAAACTGGACGTGAAAGACAATTCTCCTTATGCGGGATGGGTACGGCTTCAACTCAATAAATACTACAACTACCGCTGCACCGATAACATGACCGAATTCGGGAAGACCGATTTCGCCATCACTTCATCCGGACTTTCAAAGAATGGTTCCCGCCACGAAAAGGATGACCGCCAGGATAAAAAAGGCCGTCAGCACTATGTACTGGGATGGGACAACAGCGCCAAGATACGCGCCCTGATCCGCGAAATGAGCGAACTGGAAGCGCAGTACCAGGCATTGGGCAAAGAAGTGGCCGTGCACAAGGGAAGGGTATTGCAGATGGAAGAACAACTGCGTTCCCTGGAAGAAATCCTGCGCGTAAAAAGTTTCTCGGAACTGAACTGGGAAGCTGTGGTAAGTGAGATTGAGCAACGCGAAAAAGAAAAGAAGAAACTGGAAAAAGGAAGCGGCGCTTTACAGGAACTGAAACGTCAGCAGGAAAATATCCTGGAGTTACTTTCCAAAGCACGTGCGCAGCAGGAAGAACGCATCCGGGAAGAGGAGAAATTGAAGGCAGACATGGCGCACCGTGAACAGGAAATTCGTGCCTGCGATGAAACGCTTCTTCATTACGACGGACTGCCCATTGAAAACGCGCTCATTGCTTTCCAGCAGGAATACATCGTTCCCCTTGAATATGAGATTGATCTTGATGTGATAGAAAAGACCAGGAAGTTCGTTTCCATTACCCTTCAGCGGAAGATGGACGCTCTCAGCGAGCAATACACAAAAACAAAAAGCGCCCTGCAGCGCAACATGTGGGAGTTTAAAAATCCTTCCAACGAAAAACTCCTCAAGCAATTTGAAGACTGGCGCGGAGATACCCATCGGCTTTCTGATAACGCCGAGTACGCGGGTGAATACATCGATCTGCTAGAGAAGCTGGAAAGCGAACAACTTTCCGACCAGAAGGAGCGCTTTAAAAAATACCTGAACGAGGAGATGATCAACCGCATGAGTTCGTTCAAGGAAATGCTGGATGAACAACTCAATGAAATTCTCCGCAATGTGGAAGCGCTGAATAAAAGTCTGCGCAACATTCATTTCAGAAAAAATCCCGACACCTATATTCAACTGGACGCGAAAGAAGATTTCTCCCCTTCCATCAAAGATTTCAGGCTCCGGTTGACCAACTGGAAACCGAACTTAGCCGAATACCACCGTTCTAAAGACGAGACCATCCTGGAAAGCAGTTATCTCCTTATCAAATCGCTACTCGATGAAATGGATGAAAAGGAAGCCTGGCGCCGTGAAGTAACGGATGTGCGTCAATGGCTGAAGTTCACGGCCCGCGAGGTGCTGAAAGAAGACAATACCACCTACAGAAGTTATACCGGTACCGAAAAACTCTCGGGTGGGGAACAGGCCCAGCTTACGTACACCATACTAGGTTCGGCCATCGCCTACCAGTTCGGGATCAGCAAGGAAGGACTCGACCAGCGCTCGTTCCGCTTTATATGTGTGGACGAGGCTTTCAGCCGGCAGGATGAAGACAAGGCCCGTTACCTGATGGATTTGTGTAAGCAGTTGAATTTACAGATCATGGTGGTATCGCCAGCGAAAGCGGAAGAGGTAAAGATTGTGGAGCCGTATATTGCGCGGGTGCATTTTGTGCAACGGAGAAACAACAGGGATAGTGTGTTGTATGATATGCCGGTGATGGAGTTGAGTAAGTTGAAGGGGTAG
- a CDS encoding LVIVD repeat-containing protein codes for MKNIVYSLLILLVALQFSCTKADSGGPSHGAGGSTARYTVVGNYLYLVDHYDLKTFDISNPSNLVLKSVENLGWNIETIYPYKDKLFIGSQSGMFVYSLSDPSRPKREGAVNHVRACDPVVANDTVAYVTLRSFGTTCNGTQNVLNVYSVKQPQPTLVKTVNMTLPYGLGIKNNALYVCEGTHGLVVFDISKGFDPAKKKTLKDEEYFDVIPYGDLLICQVKSGIRFYDISDPLNPVKEGLVGN; via the coding sequence ATGAAAAATATAGTTTACAGTTTACTGATACTTCTCGTTGCCCTGCAGTTCTCCTGTACCAAAGCCGACAGTGGCGGACCTTCTCACGGCGCCGGCGGTTCCACGGCGCGTTACACGGTTGTTGGCAACTACCTCTACCTCGTGGACCATTACGACCTGAAAACATTCGATATTTCCAATCCTTCCAATCTCGTGCTGAAATCCGTTGAAAACCTGGGCTGGAACATTGAAACGATTTATCCGTACAAAGACAAACTCTTTATCGGTTCGCAATCCGGTATGTTCGTATATTCCCTTTCCGATCCTTCCAGGCCAAAACGCGAAGGCGCAGTGAACCACGTGCGTGCCTGTGATCCCGTGGTAGCCAACGATACGGTCGCTTATGTAACCCTGCGCAGCTTCGGCACAACATGTAACGGTACACAGAATGTACTGAATGTGTACAGTGTGAAACAACCACAACCCACCCTAGTAAAAACCGTGAACATGACCCTTCCCTACGGACTCGGCATTAAAAACAATGCCCTGTACGTTTGCGAAGGCACCCACGGTCTCGTGGTATTCGACATCAGTAAGGGCTTCGATCCCGCGAAGAAAAAAACACTGAAAGACGAGGAGTATTTTGACGTGATCCCGTATGGGGATTTACTCATCTGCCAGGTGAAAAGCGGGATCAGGTTCTATGATATCAGTGATCCGCTGAACCCGGTAAAGGAGGGGTTGGTGGGGAATTAG
- a CDS encoding AsmA-like C-terminal region-containing protein, which translates to MKLKKILLRSLLAIFLLLVLVLCAAPYILYKKQKAIVSQVVGELNKTFKGHFAVGDSYISPFRQFPYISVDLKNVRFFASKDTSAKPMYEVADFYVGFNIKSILSGNYEVKRLHIENGHLDLVQHPDGSLNLLLAKGMDGNESTTDTSTFHFGLKAATLKNMDVTYLNEKDSLLFESYFSSAKASFSMKEPHLMAAFDGDMEWNFVQNGDTSFFKHKKISLSTKVDIDQSTSEVTIAPSTLNMDGGVFGFSGKIDPDNDLFTDITLQGTKPDFNLILAFAPENIREMFRPYANQGKVFFDAKLKGHFVPGKKYALSANFGCDQGYFLNTVSDKKLEDLAFKGSFSNGKDSSWTSAELKVENMYAKPGTGIFQGDLTIQNFSDPHIAVRLHSDLNLQFLEAFLGLEALQGMKGQVLLDMDFNELIDFAQPENSLVQLKKGIDSELRIRDFSFNMKGGRHPVEQLNLHAQMRNGKVEVDTFHCKMGASDIALSGYLSDLPAIFHHQEKPIEMGLLVQSKLLRLNELLTGDSTTPASKEEISNFSAKMAFKTSVADLTNTSGIPKGEFFIEDFFAKLKHYPHTFHDFHADILINDSTLELKDFTGQIDTSDFHFSGKLSNYPLWLKAEKNGRTRFEFDLRSDLLKLEDLFSYGGENYVPEDYRHEELRELHLKGAAAMQYNKTFQGAFLVFNKAEAKLKVHPMKFEDFQGRIVYAKQRLRVRDFYGKMGKSDLRADIDWYLGEDSLLMKEHNRITLASDFLDVDALMNYKETTAPVQHDSAFNIFQLPFTYAKLDADIKKLNHHKIWLKDLKATLRMQPNHYLYVDTFAMKLTGGQFNAKGYFNGSDPTHIYFKSTISVNNLDLDKALFRFDNFGQDYQLNKNLHGMLSGTVKSTFLMHPDLVPILEKSEAEMDISITDGSLVDFAPIQAMSAYFKDKNLRMVRFDTLKNTLALKDATLHIPVMNINSSLGFLEIGGKQSLDMNMEYLVRVPLKLVTQVGWRALFGGRKKEEVDPEQEDAIVYRDMDKKLAFLSVRITGNPDDYKVALGKK; encoded by the coding sequence ATGAAATTGAAAAAGATACTCTTGCGTTCTTTGCTGGCCATCTTCCTGCTCCTGGTATTGGTATTGTGCGCGGCCCCCTACATCCTGTACAAAAAACAAAAGGCCATCGTGAGCCAGGTGGTGGGTGAACTGAACAAAACCTTTAAAGGGCATTTCGCTGTCGGCGACAGTTATATTTCCCCATTCCGCCAGTTTCCGTATATTTCCGTTGACCTGAAAAATGTTCGCTTCTTCGCTTCAAAAGACACCTCAGCAAAACCAATGTATGAGGTGGCCGACTTCTATGTGGGCTTCAATATAAAATCTATTCTTTCCGGCAACTACGAAGTGAAACGCCTGCATATTGAGAACGGTCATCTCGATCTGGTGCAACATCCTGATGGTTCACTCAATCTGCTCCTTGCGAAAGGTATGGATGGAAATGAATCAACCACGGATACTTCCACGTTTCATTTCGGACTGAAAGCGGCGACGTTGAAGAACATGGATGTTACTTACCTGAATGAAAAAGACAGTTTGTTGTTCGAATCCTATTTCTCCTCCGCAAAGGCTTCTTTCTCCATGAAGGAGCCACATCTTATGGCCGCATTTGATGGAGATATGGAGTGGAACTTCGTGCAGAACGGCGATACCAGTTTCTTCAAACACAAGAAGATCAGTCTTTCCACCAAAGTTGATATTGACCAATCGACAAGTGAAGTGACCATCGCGCCCAGCACATTGAATATGGATGGCGGCGTATTCGGGTTCTCCGGAAAAATCGATCCGGACAACGACCTTTTCACCGATATAACTTTACAGGGTACTAAGCCGGATTTCAACCTGATCCTTGCATTCGCGCCAGAAAACATCAGGGAGATGTTCAGGCCGTACGCCAACCAGGGCAAAGTTTTCTTCGATGCAAAACTGAAGGGCCATTTCGTACCCGGAAAAAAATATGCATTGTCCGCGAATTTCGGCTGCGATCAGGGTTATTTTCTGAACACGGTATCCGATAAAAAACTGGAGGACCTTGCGTTTAAAGGGAGCTTCTCAAATGGGAAAGACAGCTCCTGGACATCCGCCGAACTGAAAGTGGAAAACATGTACGCCAAACCAGGCACGGGCATTTTCCAGGGCGATCTTACTATTCAGAATTTTTCCGATCCGCACATTGCGGTGAGATTGCATTCAGATCTGAACCTGCAGTTCCTGGAAGCGTTCCTCGGGCTGGAAGCATTACAAGGGATGAAAGGGCAGGTGCTGCTGGACATGGACTTCAATGAACTCATCGATTTCGCACAGCCGGAAAACAGTCTGGTGCAACTGAAGAAAGGCATCGACAGCGAACTGCGCATCCGCGATTTCAGTTTTAACATGAAAGGCGGCAGGCACCCCGTGGAGCAATTAAACCTCCACGCCCAGATGCGCAACGGGAAAGTGGAAGTGGATACTTTCCATTGTAAGATGGGCGCTTCGGACATTGCACTGAGCGGCTACCTCAGCGATCTCCCCGCTATATTCCACCACCAGGAAAAACCCATCGAAATGGGGCTGCTCGTACAATCGAAGCTGCTTCGTTTAAACGAACTGCTCACGGGCGATTCTACTACGCCCGCCTCCAAAGAAGAGATCAGTAACTTCTCCGCGAAAATGGCCTTCAAAACTTCAGTGGCCGATCTTACCAATACTTCGGGTATCCCAAAGGGTGAGTTTTTTATCGAAGACTTCTTCGCCAAATTAAAGCACTACCCACATACGTTCCACGACTTTCACGCCGACATACTCATCAACGATTCTACCCTTGAACTGAAGGATTTCACGGGCCAGATCGATACATCCGATTTTCATTTCTCCGGGAAACTCAGTAATTACCCGCTGTGGCTGAAAGCCGAAAAGAACGGCAGAACACGTTTCGAATTCGACCTGCGCAGTGATCTCCTGAAACTGGAGGATCTCTTCAGCTACGGAGGAGAAAACTACGTTCCGGAAGATTACCGCCACGAGGAACTGCGGGAACTGCACCTCAAAGGAGCCGCCGCCATGCAGTACAACAAAACATTTCAGGGCGCTTTCCTCGTTTTCAACAAAGCAGAAGCGAAGTTGAAAGTACATCCTATGAAATTTGAAGATTTCCAGGGCCGGATCGTTTACGCAAAACAGCGGTTACGTGTACGTGATTTTTATGGAAAGATGGGCAAGAGTGACCTGCGCGCCGACATAGACTGGTACCTCGGTGAAGATTCCCTGCTGATGAAAGAACACAACAGGATCACACTGGCTTCCGATTTCCTGGATGTGGACGCGCTGATGAATTACAAAGAAACCACGGCCCCCGTTCAGCATGATTCGGCTTTCAATATCTTTCAACTCCCGTTCACTTACGCGAAGCTGGATGCCGATATCAAAAAACTGAACCACCACAAAATATGGCTGAAGGATCTGAAAGCCACACTGCGCATGCAGCCCAACCATTACCTGTATGTGGATACGTTCGCCATGAAACTCACCGGCGGACAATTCAACGCGAAGGGTTATTTCAACGGATCCGATCCAACACATATCTATTTTAAAAGCACCATCTCCGTCAACAACCTCGATCTCGACAAAGCGCTTTTCCGCTTCGATAATTTCGGTCAGGATTATCAGTTGAATAAGAACCTGCATGGCATGTTGAGCGGAACGGTTAAAAGTACGTTCCTGATGCATCCCGACCTGGTGCCCATCCTGGAAAAATCTGAGGCGGAAATGGATATTTCCATCACGGATGGAAGTCTGGTAGACTTTGCGCCGATACAGGCGATGTCTGCTTACTTCAAGGATAAGAACCTTCGTATGGTGCGTTTTGACACGTTAAAGAATACCCTTGCTTTAAAAGACGCGACGCTGCATATTCCGGTGATGAATATCAATTCCTCATTGGGCTTCCTGGAGATCGGGGGGAAGCAATCTTTGGATATGAATATGGAATACTTGGTTCGGGTGCCGCTTAAACTGGTAACACAAGTAGGTTGGCGTGCCTTGTTCGGGGGAAGAAAGAAGGAAGAAGTGGACCCTGAACAAGAGGATGCCATTGTATACCGGGATATGGATAAGAAGCTGGCTTTCCTGAGTGTACGTATCACGGGAAACCCTGATGATTACAAGGTTGCGCTTGGGAAAAAATGA
- the carB gene encoding carbamoyl-phosphate synthase large subunit, with protein MPKDASIKSVLIIGSGPIIIGQACEFDYSGTQAARSLREEGIKVILINSNPATIMTDPMMADRVYLLPLTVESIEQILEENQIDAVLPTMGGQTALNLAKEAEELGVWEKFNVRLIGVDIKAIDKAEDRELFRQWMIRMGVPVATAKTANSFLEGKEFAQEIGFPLVIRPSFTLGGTGGGFVHSKDDLDEALNRGLQASPIHEVLVEQAVLGWKEYELELLRDANDNVVIICTVENFDPMGVHTGDSITVAPAMTLSDTAFQLMRNTAINMMRDLGNFAGGCNVQFALNPETEEIIAIEINPRVSRSSALASKATGYPIAKIAAKLAIGYNLDELENQITKTTSAYFEPALDYVIVKVPRWNFDKFKGANDTLGLQMKSVGEVMAIGRSFTEAVQKACQSLENNAVGLGYYGKSQMHAEELIEYIKTPKWDRLFRIKDALMLGVSVSTVVKATRIDRWFIYEIQKICNIEKEIAKYKLESLPIELLREAKHHGFSDEQISRIMQDASEDAVYEKRKAAGITRVYKMVDTCSAEFEAKTPYFYSTFENGNYNESKRSDKKKIVVLGSGPNRIGQGIEFDYCCVHGLLAIKESGYEAIMVNCNPETVSTDFDVADKLYFEPVYWEHLWEIIEHEQPEGVIVQLGGQTALKLAERLHEKGIKIIGTSFDSMDIAEDRGRFSDMLKELEIPYPQYGTAYDVDEAIVVANKVGYPVLVRPSYVLGGQRMRIVINDEEVEKAVVSLLKHIPGNKILIDHFLDRCQEAEVDAIFDGENFHVMGVMEHIEPAGIHSGDSNAVLPAFNLTPLVVTTMEHYSEKIARALNIKGLINIQFAIKDGKVFVIEANPRASRTTPFIAKAYQIPYLNIATKVMLGANKLTDFKFEKKLKGYAIKEPVFSFNKFPGVNKELGPEMKSTGEAIRFVKDLRDPYFRQLYKDRSMYLSK; from the coding sequence ATGCCTAAAGACGCCTCCATCAAGTCGGTCCTGATCATCGGTTCAGGTCCTATCATCATCGGTCAAGCCTGCGAATTTGATTACTCCGGAACCCAGGCTGCACGCAGCCTTCGTGAAGAAGGTATCAAAGTAATTCTTATCAACTCCAACCCCGCCACCATCATGACAGACCCTATGATGGCAGACAGGGTCTATCTGCTCCCACTCACCGTGGAAAGTATTGAGCAGATCCTGGAGGAAAACCAGATCGACGCAGTTCTTCCCACCATGGGCGGCCAAACGGCCCTCAACCTGGCCAAAGAAGCCGAAGAACTCGGGGTTTGGGAAAAATTCAACGTGCGCCTGATCGGGGTAGACATCAAAGCCATCGATAAAGCCGAAGACCGCGAACTCTTCCGCCAGTGGATGATCAGAATGGGCGTGCCCGTTGCCACAGCGAAAACCGCGAACTCCTTCCTCGAAGGAAAAGAATTCGCACAGGAAATCGGTTTCCCCCTCGTAATACGCCCCTCCTTTACCCTCGGTGGTACCGGCGGTGGTTTCGTGCACTCCAAAGACGACCTCGACGAAGCGCTCAACCGCGGACTCCAGGCCTCTCCCATCCACGAAGTACTGGTGGAACAAGCCGTGCTGGGATGGAAAGAATATGAACTCGAACTGCTCCGCGATGCCAACGACAACGTGGTGATTATCTGTACCGTGGAGAACTTCGATCCCATGGGTGTACACACCGGCGACTCCATCACCGTTGCGCCGGCCATGACCCTCAGCGATACCGCCTTCCAGCTGATGCGCAATACCGCCATCAACATGATGCGCGACCTCGGTAACTTCGCCGGAGGTTGTAACGTGCAGTTCGCCCTCAACCCCGAAACAGAAGAGATCATCGCCATCGAGATCAACCCGCGCGTGAGCCGCTCTTCCGCCCTCGCCTCCAAAGCTACGGGGTACCCCATCGCCAAAATCGCCGCTAAACTGGCCATCGGATACAACCTGGATGAACTGGAAAACCAGATCACCAAAACCACTTCCGCTTACTTCGAACCAGCTCTGGATTATGTGATCGTGAAAGTGCCACGCTGGAACTTCGATAAGTTCAAGGGTGCCAACGATACCCTCGGTCTGCAGATGAAGAGCGTGGGCGAAGTAATGGCCATCGGCCGCAGCTTCACCGAAGCCGTGCAGAAAGCCTGCCAGAGCCTGGAGAACAACGCTGTTGGTCTGGGCTACTATGGCAAATCCCAGATGCACGCGGAAGAACTCATCGAATACATCAAGACCCCGAAATGGGACCGCCTCTTCCGCATCAAAGACGCGCTGATGCTGGGCGTAAGTGTGAGCACCGTAGTAAAAGCCACCAGGATCGACCGCTGGTTCATCTACGAAATTCAGAAGATCTGTAACATCGAGAAAGAGATCGCAAAATACAAACTGGAATCCCTGCCCATCGAATTGCTGCGTGAAGCCAAACACCATGGCTTCTCCGACGAGCAGATCAGCCGCATCATGCAGGATGCCAGCGAAGATGCCGTGTACGAGAAAAGAAAGGCGGCAGGCATTACCCGCGTATACAAAATGGTGGATACCTGCTCCGCAGAATTCGAGGCCAAAACGCCTTACTTCTACTCTACTTTCGAAAACGGCAACTACAACGAAAGCAAACGCAGCGATAAAAAGAAGATCGTTGTACTCGGCTCCGGTCCCAACAGGATCGGTCAGGGTATCGAATTCGACTACTGCTGCGTACACGGGCTACTCGCCATCAAAGAATCCGGTTACGAAGCCATCATGGTGAACTGTAACCCCGAAACCGTTTCCACCGATTTCGACGTGGCCGATAAACTCTACTTCGAGCCCGTTTACTGGGAACACCTCTGGGAAATCATCGAACACGAGCAACCTGAAGGGGTGATCGTGCAGCTCGGTGGTCAAACAGCGCTGAAACTCGCCGAGCGCCTCCACGAAAAAGGCATCAAGATCATCGGAACGTCCTTTGATAGTATGGACATCGCCGAAGACCGTGGACGTTTCTCCGATATGCTGAAAGAACTGGAAATTCCTTACCCGCAGTACGGCACCGCTTACGATGTGGATGAAGCCATCGTGGTGGCCAATAAGGTAGGATACCCGGTACTCGTGCGTCCTTCTTATGTACTCGGTGGTCAGCGGATGCGTATCGTGATCAACGATGAAGAAGTGGAAAAAGCGGTAGTGAGCCTGCTGAAACATATTCCCGGTAACAAAATTCTCATCGACCACTTCCTCGACCGCTGCCAGGAAGCAGAAGTGGACGCCATCTTCGACGGGGAGAACTTCCACGTAATGGGGGTGATGGAACATATCGAGCCCGCAGGTATCCACTCCGGCGACTCCAACGCGGTACTGCCCGCCTTCAACCTCACTCCGCTCGTGGTGACTACCATGGAACACTATTCCGAAAAGATCGCCCGCGCGCTGAACATCAAAGGACTGATCAATATCCAGTTCGCGATCAAAGACGGAAAGGTATTTGTGATCGAAGCCAACCCACGCGCTTCACGTACCACGCCGTTCATCGCGAAGGCTTACCAGATTCCTTACCTCAACATCGCCACAAAAGTGATGCTGGGCGCCAATAAACTCACCGATTTCAAATTCGAGAAAAAACTGAAGGGATACGCCATCAAAGAACCGGTGTTCTCTTTCAACAAGTTCCCCGGTGTGAACAAAGAACTCGGTCCGGAAATGAAATCCACAGGAGAAGCCATCCGCTTCGTGAAAGACCTGCGAGATCCTTATTTCAGGCAACTGTATAAGGACAGGAGCATGTACCTGAGTAAGTAA